One genomic region from Desulfurispira natronophila encodes:
- the ung gene encoding uracil-DNA glycosylase — protein MVTGLWRDFLDSEWEQEYFCRLRSFVEQEIEQEEIPVYPPSSQIFQAFVLTPLEQTRVVILGQDPYHGPGQAHGLAFSVPRTVSPPPSLRNIFAEVARAPDSQVPSSGDLTPWAQQGVLLLNTALTVRQGAAHSHRNQGWEVLISRVLAHISQVSQGVVFLLWGGKAQMYEKFIDSSSHHILTSSHPSPLSAHRGFCGCNHFAIVNDLLAEQGSLPINWSC, from the coding sequence ATGGTCACTGGTTTGTGGCGTGATTTTTTGGATAGTGAGTGGGAGCAAGAGTACTTTTGCCGTTTGCGCAGTTTTGTGGAGCAGGAAATTGAGCAAGAAGAAATACCAGTCTACCCACCTTCTTCACAGATATTTCAAGCATTTGTCCTGACACCACTTGAACAAACTCGAGTGGTTATCCTGGGGCAAGATCCGTATCATGGGCCTGGGCAAGCTCATGGACTGGCTTTTTCTGTCCCAAGAACAGTTTCACCTCCTCCCTCATTGCGAAATATTTTTGCAGAAGTTGCAAGGGCTCCTGACTCTCAGGTTCCATCCTCTGGCGACCTTACTCCTTGGGCTCAGCAGGGGGTATTGCTGCTCAATACGGCTCTTACTGTTCGCCAAGGAGCAGCTCATTCACATCGCAACCAGGGCTGGGAGGTTCTCATCAGCCGTGTATTAGCACATATAAGTCAGGTGTCCCAGGGTGTAGTTTTTCTGTTGTGGGGCGGTAAAGCTCAGATGTATGAGAAGTTTATCGACAGCTCCAGTCACCACATACTTACCAGCTCTCATCCATCTCCTCTTTCAGCGCACAGGGGATTTTGTGGTTGTAACCACTTTGCCATAGTCAATGACCTGCTGGCCGAGCAAGGTAGCCTGCCTATCAACTGGTCTTGCTGA
- a CDS encoding ATP-binding protein — MKEKIELDMCVPNQTRYLSLIGKIGEDIALTLDRYHGDRQELAHQINLVLTEAIANAIRHGNENDPAKNVHLSIIIEDNEVNIKVFDQGQGFDINTLPQPDFEVPSDHGRGIFVIRSLMDTVAYNPCNGGYVLEMSKKI, encoded by the coding sequence ATGAAAGAAAAAATAGAGCTGGACATGTGTGTACCTAACCAGACCCGCTATCTCAGTCTTATCGGCAAAATAGGAGAAGACATAGCATTGACCTTGGATCGCTACCATGGAGACCGCCAAGAGCTTGCACACCAGATAAATCTCGTACTCACAGAAGCTATAGCCAATGCAATTCGCCATGGCAATGAGAATGATCCTGCAAAAAATGTACATTTAAGTATAATAATTGAAGATAACGAGGTTAATATTAAAGTATTTGATCAGGGCCAGGGCTTTGACATAAATACCTTGCCACAGCCTGACTTTGAAGTTCCCAGTGATCATGGAAGGGGAATATTTGTCATTCGAAGTCTTATGGATACTGTTGCCTACAACCCCTGCAACGGCGGATATGTATTGGAAATGTCGAAAAAAATTTAA
- a CDS encoding LOG family protein — protein sequence MKLNYDKDNGAIDSVIDGLISMSGCNQNREIIREMIITSLRAGSENLGRGDLKIMNHSLKEMRYSFNIFSGYTHRRKVTVFGSARIEIGDPAYELAKEFSRRMAEHNFMVITGAGGGIMEAGNEGAGTENSFGVGIELPFEQSANQWISNDLKHINFKYFFTRKVNFLKEANAIVLFPGGFGTHDEAFETLTLMQTGKTNIIPLICIDPTGNQLWQGLQEYMREHLYRTGLISEADMHLYSIMNSIDDAISEILIFYKRFHSYRYVGDELIIRMNEALTQEQLDFLNRDFADILASGMIETTPPLDAELEDTQTLHLPRIKLHFDRRSLGRLRLLIDMLNSFDTDTA from the coding sequence ATGAAGTTGAATTACGATAAAGATAATGGTGCTATCGACAGCGTGATAGATGGGTTAATTTCCATGAGTGGCTGTAATCAGAATCGTGAAATTATCAGGGAGATGATAATTACATCATTGCGAGCTGGCTCTGAAAACCTAGGCCGTGGTGATCTGAAGATTATGAACCACAGTCTCAAGGAGATGCGCTACTCTTTTAATATCTTTTCTGGCTATACTCACCGGCGCAAAGTAACGGTTTTTGGTTCCGCCCGTATTGAAATTGGCGATCCTGCATACGAGCTGGCTAAAGAATTTTCTCGTCGCATGGCAGAGCATAACTTCATGGTCATAACCGGTGCTGGTGGAGGCATCATGGAAGCGGGTAATGAGGGGGCTGGAACAGAAAATTCTTTTGGCGTTGGCATAGAGCTGCCTTTTGAGCAATCAGCAAACCAATGGATTAGTAATGACCTTAAGCACATCAACTTTAAATATTTCTTTACCCGTAAGGTAAACTTTCTCAAGGAAGCCAATGCGATTGTGCTTTTCCCAGGAGGGTTTGGCACTCATGATGAGGCATTTGAAACCTTAACTTTGATGCAGACCGGTAAGACTAACATTATTCCTCTTATTTGTATCGATCCCACCGGGAATCAATTGTGGCAAGGACTCCAGGAGTACATGCGAGAACATCTTTATCGCACAGGACTTATCAGTGAAGCAGATATGCACCTCTATAGCATCATGAATAGTATTGATGATGCTATCAGTGAAATACTCATATTTTATAAACGTTTTCACTCCTATCGTTATGTTGGCGATGAGTTGATTATTCGCATGAATGAGGCATTGACCCAAGAGCAGTTGGATTTTCTCAATCGGGATTTTGCTGATATTCTTGCTTCTGGCATGATAGAGACGACGCCTCCATTAGATGCAGAACTTGAAGACACCCAGACCCTTCATCTTCCCCGTATTAAGTTGCACTTTGATAGGCGCAGCCTGGGGCGTCTTCGTCTGCTCATAGATATGTTGAACAGTTTTGATACTGACACTGCCTGA
- a CDS encoding inositol monophosphatase family protein, with product MQDNLGIQTIDLIWQAGHIIRQYTGANKDIRHKSERDLVTAADLAVEQFLVEHLSALYPEYTLVAEESAVISNNAIPQRALYIDPIDGTTNFAHDFPFVAISVGAYRDGKGEWGIVYNPYSDELYSASSGEGAFLNGNHISVSNTDKLSNSLIGTGFPYDVIRSQRRQQVLSTMDAVMQQTRGIRRCGSAALDLCYVARGVFEGFYEWGLKPWDIAAGAIIVQEAGGSVSDMFYHAHNLYTDGILASNGILHQDLISLMQE from the coding sequence ATGCAGGACAATCTTGGTATTCAGACCATAGACCTCATCTGGCAAGCCGGCCACATCATTCGTCAGTATACCGGTGCAAATAAAGATATTCGTCATAAATCAGAGCGTGATCTGGTTACCGCTGCTGATTTGGCTGTAGAGCAATTTTTGGTTGAGCATCTCTCAGCTCTGTACCCTGAGTACACTCTTGTTGCTGAAGAAAGTGCAGTAATTTCAAACAACGCAATTCCACAACGCGCACTGTATATTGATCCTATTGATGGCACGACTAACTTTGCTCACGACTTTCCTTTTGTAGCTATATCTGTCGGAGCCTATCGAGATGGAAAAGGAGAGTGGGGGATAGTCTACAATCCATATAGTGACGAACTTTACAGTGCGTCCTCTGGCGAAGGTGCCTTTTTAAATGGTAACCATATCTCTGTAAGCAATACTGATAAATTGAGTAATAGTCTTATTGGTACAGGTTTTCCTTACGACGTCATTCGTTCGCAGCGAAGACAGCAAGTACTGTCAACTATGGATGCTGTCATGCAGCAAACTCGTGGCATACGCCGCTGCGGGAGTGCCGCACTGGATTTATGTTATGTGGCTCGGGGCGTATTTGAAGGGTTTTACGAGTGGGGACTAAAGCCTTGGGATATTGCAGCCGGGGCGATTATTGTACAAGAGGCTGGCGGAAGCGTCAGCGATATGTTTTACCATGCCCATAACCTTTATACCGATGGAATACTTGCCTCCAACGGTATTTTACATCAGGACCTGATATCACTCATGCAGGAGTAG
- a CDS encoding STAS domain-containing protein: MAFKQEMKGDVVLISIEDERLDAHNSNELKEHIQTQLENSVTHIVVDLSQVRFLDSSGLGALVTGFKNARSSDGDLKLTGIAAQVESILKLTRLYRVFPIYNNIDEAIAGFDQKEPGDGE; this comes from the coding sequence ATGGCGTTCAAGCAGGAAATGAAAGGTGATGTTGTTTTAATTTCTATTGAAGATGAACGACTTGATGCGCATAATAGCAATGAACTGAAAGAGCATATACAGACTCAACTTGAAAACAGTGTCACACACATAGTCGTAGATCTCAGCCAAGTGCGTTTTTTGGACTCATCTGGATTGGGTGCACTAGTAACCGGCTTTAAAAATGCCCGCTCCAGTGATGGAGACCTTAAGCTAACTGGTATTGCTGCACAGGTAGAATCTATCCTGAAGCTCACGCGACTCTATCGTGTTTTCCCTATTTACAATAATATTGACGAAGCAATAGCTGGTTTTGACCAAAAAGAACCCGGTGATGGTGAATAA
- a CDS encoding PTS sugar transporter subunit IIA: protein MCFYHQLNPERIIVNIAATDQDEFLAVAADYIGRLCPDVNGSTVHNALLERERLGTTATGHQVAIPHCKMKKLQRAELFIFTTAEPLDFKSADGSMTQLFFVLLSPQHMVREHLQILAQISRVARKAALVQSLIRSCSGQQLLELLQSELE from the coding sequence ATGTGCTTTTATCACCAGTTAAATCCCGAACGGATCATTGTTAATATTGCGGCCACTGACCAGGATGAATTCCTGGCAGTGGCCGCTGACTATATAGGTAGGCTGTGCCCAGATGTAAACGGAAGCACAGTACATAACGCACTGCTTGAAAGAGAACGACTGGGCACGACTGCCACTGGTCACCAAGTTGCTATTCCCCACTGTAAGATGAAAAAACTACAAAGAGCTGAGCTTTTTATCTTCACCACAGCAGAACCACTTGACTTTAAGTCTGCCGACGGCTCAATGACCCAACTTTTTTTTGTTCTTCTGAGTCCTCAGCATATGGTGCGTGAACATTTGCAAATACTGGCTCAAATATCCCGTGTTGCTCGAAAAGCTGCTCTTGTACAATCTTTGATTCGTAGCTGCTCGGGCCAGCAGCTTTTAGAGCTTCTACAATCTGAACTTGAGTAG
- a CDS encoding BCCT family transporter, which translates to MYGQSQSGIFKGMNPKVTVVSMLIMVSALIMGTIYTEASSTAIQMLRVKLNPFLEWYYVALVAFLLFFMIWLGVGRYKNVRLGNDYERPEFTFFSWVAMLFAAGTGVGILFWAVAQPILQFQDNPFIADGMSPEAATMAMRLTFFHWGLNGWAIFAFVALTMAYFSFRHNLPLTVRSALYPILGERVRGPLGDAVDVLAVFGTVFGIATTLGLGVRQMNSGLEYVFGITASLQLQLAVTAIIMFVAIFSVVSGVRRGVRLLSEANFWLSVAVVVFLMVFGPTQYLVGLMIESTGDYLQTILAMTFHTNVTRGDAWQAEWTVFFWGWWIAWSPFVGMFIARISRGRTFREFIAGVLVAPTVITIIWIGLFGGTALHHEQFGVGGIVDAVSHDVSSALFVTIEAMSLGYFTSVASGALVVLICTYLITSANAGTLVINTILSGGDADPPTAHRILWGVVLGLLTGVMLIAGGLETLQSTVIAAALPFSLVMIIMILGLHKALSEERYAARKGYRTEAPREPWIDVEPVAHDETWRRTGSRTGRKRKKAYSETASVDSKNK; encoded by the coding sequence ATGTACGGTCAATCTCAAAGTGGAATTTTCAAGGGTATGAATCCAAAAGTCACAGTGGTGTCCATGCTTATTATGGTTTCTGCTTTGATTATGGGTACTATTTATACTGAGGCTAGTTCCACGGCGATTCAGATGTTGCGTGTCAAGCTCAATCCTTTTTTGGAGTGGTACTATGTGGCACTGGTGGCCTTTTTGCTCTTTTTTATGATTTGGTTGGGAGTGGGACGGTATAAAAATGTTCGCCTGGGAAATGACTACGAACGTCCTGAATTTACGTTTTTTTCATGGGTTGCCATGCTTTTTGCCGCAGGTACCGGAGTGGGTATCCTGTTTTGGGCTGTAGCGCAACCTATACTTCAGTTTCAGGATAACCCTTTTATTGCTGATGGCATGTCTCCAGAAGCAGCTACGATGGCTATGCGACTGACCTTTTTCCATTGGGGTCTCAATGGTTGGGCTATATTTGCTTTTGTAGCTCTGACTATGGCTTACTTTTCCTTTCGCCATAACTTGCCGTTGACGGTGCGCTCAGCCTTATACCCTATACTGGGAGAGCGTGTTCGTGGGCCACTGGGTGATGCCGTAGATGTGCTGGCAGTTTTTGGCACAGTGTTTGGCATTGCTACGACTCTAGGTCTTGGGGTACGGCAGATGAACTCAGGTCTAGAGTATGTTTTTGGCATAACTGCATCGCTTCAGCTACAGTTAGCTGTAACAGCTATAATAATGTTTGTCGCGATTTTTTCCGTTGTATCAGGTGTGCGCCGTGGGGTTCGGCTCCTTTCAGAGGCAAATTTTTGGCTTAGTGTGGCAGTAGTAGTTTTTCTTATGGTTTTTGGTCCCACTCAGTACCTTGTAGGGCTTATGATTGAGTCTACAGGGGATTATCTACAGACTATTTTGGCCATGACCTTCCATACCAATGTTACCCGAGGAGATGCCTGGCAGGCTGAATGGACAGTTTTCTTTTGGGGGTGGTGGATAGCCTGGTCCCCCTTTGTGGGCATGTTCATAGCTCGTATTTCCCGAGGTCGCACTTTTCGAGAGTTTATTGCCGGAGTACTCGTAGCTCCAACGGTAATAACTATTATATGGATAGGTCTTTTCGGTGGAACTGCCCTACACCATGAGCAGTTTGGTGTAGGAGGTATTGTCGATGCGGTCTCTCATGATGTTTCCAGTGCTCTGTTTGTGACCATCGAGGCGATGAGTCTCGGGTATTTTACCAGTGTAGCTTCCGGCGCCTTAGTGGTGCTGATATGTACTTATCTGATAACATCGGCTAATGCTGGTACACTTGTTATCAATACTATTCTTTCTGGCGGTGATGCAGATCCTCCTACGGCTCACCGAATACTATGGGGAGTAGTTTTGGGTTTGTTGACAGGTGTTATGTTGATAGCAGGCGGGCTGGAAACACTTCAGTCTACAGTTATTGCTGCAGCACTACCTTTTTCCCTGGTTATGATAATTATGATACTTGGTTTGCATAAGGCGTTAAGTGAGGAAAGGTACGCAGCTCGTAAAGGTTACCGTACTGAAGCACCACGTGAGCCATGGATTGATGTGGAGCCGGTAGCCCATGATGAAACCTGGCGTCGTACTGGTTCCCGCACAGGTCGTAAACGCAAAAAGGCTTATAGTGAAACAGCTTCTGTGGACAGTAAAAATAAATAG
- the hpf gene encoding ribosome hibernation-promoting factor, HPF/YfiA family: MNIQITGKQIELTEPLKQYAEEKISKLSRYFDTIMDAHIVLSVNKHRQKAEVNILVNGINISAESTTHDMYASIDTMLDKIERQVKRYKNKIKSHKPRQQAKDIVVNMNIFDADSFETSDAEVADNEPQIIKSTSFKVKPMGVDEAAMQMNLINNEFLVFRNADTDQINVIYLRKDGNYGLIEPEV, encoded by the coding sequence ATGAACATTCAGATTACTGGAAAGCAAATTGAACTGACTGAGCCCCTGAAACAATACGCCGAAGAAAAAATCAGCAAACTTAGTCGTTATTTCGATACAATAATGGATGCTCATATTGTGCTTTCAGTCAACAAACATCGCCAAAAAGCTGAAGTTAATATTTTGGTCAACGGCATTAATATTAGCGCTGAAAGTACAACACACGACATGTATGCATCTATAGATACGATGCTCGACAAGATTGAGCGCCAGGTCAAGCGCTACAAAAACAAGATAAAAAGCCATAAACCACGCCAACAAGCGAAAGATATAGTTGTCAACATGAACATCTTTGATGCTGATAGTTTTGAGACGAGTGATGCAGAAGTTGCCGACAACGAACCGCAGATCATCAAAAGCACTAGCTTCAAGGTTAAACCTATGGGTGTTGACGAAGCAGCCATGCAAATGAATCTCATTAATAACGAATTTCTCGTCTTTCGCAATGCTGACACTGATCAAATCAATGTCATCTACTTGCGCAAAGACGGCAACTATGGACTCATAGAGCCAGAAGTTTAA
- a CDS encoding Smr/MutS family protein has product MSLDLHCLQGIDAIDTFVSFYNLRIQSGDTTPIEVIHGYGSSGDGGVIKRRLRRLLDAHPCHLTYMTPDHNPGITIVNPKKMLPYTAGLLTSEILDYCHHPKTKEKIAGKFRQHGDAKVMQAISALQREGALTVMNKGKHVCYAAKTIV; this is encoded by the coding sequence ATGTCTCTCGATCTGCATTGCTTGCAGGGAATAGATGCCATTGACACATTTGTAAGCTTTTACAATTTACGGATTCAAAGCGGTGACACAACACCAATTGAAGTTATACATGGATATGGCTCAAGTGGTGATGGTGGAGTTATTAAACGTCGATTGCGCAGGCTCCTTGATGCTCATCCATGCCACTTGACCTATATGACCCCAGACCATAACCCTGGGATTACTATAGTCAATCCCAAAAAAATGTTGCCATATACAGCAGGTTTACTTACCAGCGAGATACTTGATTATTGCCATCACCCCAAAACCAAGGAAAAGATTGCTGGAAAGTTTCGACAGCACGGAGATGCCAAAGTCATGCAAGCAATCTCAGCTCTGCAGCGAGAGGGGGCGCTGACAGTGATGAATAAGGGCAAGCATGTGTGTTATGCGGCAAAAACCATTGTTTAG
- a CDS encoding SpoIIE family protein phosphatase, producing MISIFTLSVITLVYFAFLFAVAYYADKMRDSSQSIISNAYIYSLSMAVYLTSWTFYGSVGRAATTGLDFLPIYLGPTLIAFSWWYLLRKIVRICKEQNIVSIADFISSRYGKSAWLGAAVTIFAIVGIMPYIALQLKAISNTFEILVTPQDVLEQGLRQGFQTLPAYMDTALVLALLLALFSVLFGARKLDATERHEGLVAAIAVESIVKLVTFLIVGVFVTYGLFGGFGDIFNRFMSEFPQRLDLLKLDTPQTPYSAWFTLTFISMMAVMFLPRQFHAMVIENSHERHIKTAMWCFPAYMFLINLFVIPIALGGLLLNQGNATNADFFVLTIPLQHGHSWLAVLVFIGGFSAAAGMVMVSSVALSTMLLNHLIMPLILHFSPGKASISRLLLNLKRLGIVVVILLGYSYYRIVGETYALVNIGLISFMAVTQFTPAVIGGLFWKRGNNKGAMSGLIGGFVVWFYTLLLPSFLRSGWWEDSLIIQEGLFGQSYLRPYALFGLTGFDIWTHALFWTMFFNIGLYIAISLLTRPSEEDDRQAKSFVDVFKADTEPTSYRERLSQAPSISEFQELMAKFIGERQATNALTQYLANKDLTIDSKDLPEHEVFGLKQFTERTLAGSVGAAPARIILENYLNTKGSRMERVFDLFGSVTLSRTSSREQLSVLYEAAREVASGDDTQSILDNVLRLLQNQFRFDLCVIRMLDEDKMALIVQSQVGMSSEHLGKSERNLGLDTYIGSAFISNAPVVVNDTDTLDKPGTAQLIRDEGIVSFAHVPINVEGEPTGVLSVFSRSSRGIFTEEFMELFQNIAGQIGIAWRNARQTRKLIEVSEQQRELQIARSIQIGLLPSDVPDISDISLAGTCIPAHQVGGDYYDYLSYNNKELDLVIGDVSGHNIGAALIMAQTRTFIQSRAHDRRSAHEMLDELNRFLYSDLVKAELFITMFYAQYCSLSKNLTYSSAGHNPPLLLRSNKQYIEKLDADGLILGIEKEVEFEERSTQLRPGDVLLLYTDGITEAESRHREFFGEERLHQLLLEYQDLSPQQIIDYILDQVRLFTGTFHFRDDISLIVMKVNNNQNSTS from the coding sequence ATGATTTCAATTTTCACCCTCTCTGTTATTACCTTGGTATATTTTGCCTTTCTCTTCGCCGTTGCCTACTACGCCGACAAAATGCGAGACTCTTCCCAAAGCATAATTTCCAATGCATATATTTACTCTCTCTCCATGGCTGTCTACCTGACCTCATGGACTTTTTACGGCAGTGTTGGCCGTGCAGCTACCACCGGGCTGGATTTTCTCCCAATTTATTTAGGCCCTACACTTATTGCGTTTAGCTGGTGGTATCTTCTGCGAAAAATTGTGCGCATTTGCAAGGAGCAAAACATTGTCAGTATTGCCGATTTTATATCCAGTCGTTATGGCAAGTCGGCCTGGTTAGGCGCTGCTGTTACTATTTTTGCTATCGTAGGGATCATGCCTTACATAGCTCTACAACTCAAAGCCATATCTAATACTTTTGAAATTCTTGTCACTCCCCAAGACGTTCTTGAACAGGGATTGCGGCAAGGCTTTCAAACTCTGCCAGCATATATGGATACAGCTCTCGTCCTGGCGCTGTTGCTTGCTTTATTTAGTGTTCTTTTTGGAGCGCGAAAACTTGATGCTACAGAGCGCCATGAAGGTCTCGTGGCTGCCATAGCAGTTGAGTCCATTGTGAAGCTGGTGACCTTTCTGATAGTCGGCGTATTTGTTACTTACGGCTTATTTGGAGGGTTTGGTGATATATTCAACCGCTTCATGTCTGAATTCCCCCAACGGCTTGACCTTTTAAAACTTGATACACCTCAGACTCCATACTCGGCATGGTTTACTTTAACTTTTATTTCCATGATGGCTGTCATGTTTCTCCCGCGCCAATTTCATGCCATGGTCATAGAAAACTCCCATGAGCGTCACATCAAAACCGCTATGTGGTGTTTTCCTGCCTATATGTTTTTGATTAATCTATTTGTAATTCCTATTGCCTTGGGTGGTCTGCTATTGAACCAGGGAAATGCTACCAATGCTGACTTTTTTGTTCTCACTATTCCACTACAACACGGCCATAGCTGGCTGGCAGTACTTGTTTTTATTGGTGGCTTCAGTGCAGCAGCCGGCATGGTAATGGTTTCTTCTGTCGCCCTGTCCACCATGCTTCTTAACCATCTGATTATGCCATTGATTTTGCACTTTAGCCCTGGAAAAGCCAGCATATCTCGTTTATTGCTTAATCTTAAACGCCTGGGTATCGTCGTCGTTATTTTACTGGGTTACAGTTACTATCGAATAGTAGGTGAGACCTATGCATTGGTAAATATTGGTTTGATATCTTTTATGGCAGTAACTCAATTTACTCCAGCAGTTATAGGTGGCCTTTTCTGGAAAAGGGGAAACAACAAAGGCGCCATGTCTGGCCTGATTGGTGGTTTTGTCGTTTGGTTCTACACTCTTTTGCTACCATCATTTTTGCGTTCAGGCTGGTGGGAAGACAGTCTCATTATTCAGGAAGGCCTGTTTGGACAATCATACCTGCGCCCTTATGCACTTTTTGGCCTCACTGGCTTTGATATATGGACCCATGCTCTGTTTTGGACCATGTTTTTTAATATTGGCCTCTATATTGCCATATCTCTTCTGACCAGGCCGTCAGAAGAGGACGACCGCCAAGCCAAGAGTTTTGTGGATGTCTTTAAAGCTGATACTGAACCAACAAGTTACCGTGAACGCCTTAGCCAAGCCCCAAGTATTAGCGAATTCCAGGAACTCATGGCCAAGTTTATTGGGGAGCGACAAGCGACAAACGCACTCACTCAATACCTTGCGAACAAAGATCTCACAATTGATTCCAAAGACTTACCAGAGCATGAAGTGTTTGGCCTAAAACAATTTACTGAGCGCACACTGGCTGGATCAGTTGGAGCCGCTCCAGCTCGTATTATTCTTGAAAATTATCTCAACACAAAAGGCAGCCGCATGGAGCGTGTATTTGATCTTTTCGGATCCGTTACACTCAGCCGTACCTCAAGCCGAGAACAATTGAGCGTCTTGTATGAGGCTGCTCGCGAGGTTGCCAGTGGAGACGACACTCAGAGTATTCTCGACAATGTGCTAAGGCTTTTACAAAATCAATTCCGGTTCGATCTGTGTGTTATTCGCATGCTGGATGAAGACAAAATGGCTCTCATTGTGCAGAGTCAGGTGGGAATGAGTTCAGAACATCTTGGAAAGTCAGAGCGTAACCTTGGGCTTGATACCTATATTGGCAGCGCCTTCATCTCTAATGCCCCAGTGGTAGTGAATGATACTGATACACTAGACAAGCCAGGTACAGCACAACTAATCAGAGATGAGGGTATAGTGTCTTTTGCCCATGTTCCTATAAACGTAGAAGGTGAGCCAACAGGTGTTCTTTCTGTTTTTTCACGCAGCTCTCGCGGTATCTTCACCGAAGAATTCATGGAATTATTTCAGAATATTGCAGGTCAGATAGGTATTGCTTGGCGCAATGCCCGTCAAACACGTAAACTCATTGAAGTCAGTGAGCAGCAGCGGGAGCTTCAGATAGCACGCTCTATTCAAATTGGTCTATTGCCTTCTGATGTGCCAGATATATCAGATATTTCCTTAGCGGGAACCTGCATTCCTGCTCATCAGGTTGGAGGGGACTACTATGACTACCTAAGTTACAATAATAAAGAACTGGATCTTGTCATAGGCGACGTATCCGGTCATAATATTGGAGCTGCTCTTATCATGGCACAGACACGAACATTTATTCAGTCTCGTGCCCATGATCGTCGTAGCGCCCATGAAATGCTCGATGAACTTAATCGTTTTCTTTACTCAGATCTGGTCAAAGCAGAACTATTTATTACTATGTTCTATGCCCAGTATTGCTCACTGAGCAAAAACCTCACGTATTCCAGCGCAGGACACAACCCCCCACTCCTGTTGCGTAGTAACAAACAGTATATAGAAAAGTTGGATGCTGATGGTCTGATTTTAGGAATTGAAAAAGAAGTAGAGTTTGAAGAGCGCTCAACCCAACTACGCCCAGGTGATGTTCTATTACTATATACTGATGGTATTACCGAAGCAGAAAGCAGACATCGCGAGTTTTTTGGAGAGGAGCGCCTACATCAACTTCTACTTGAATATCAAGATCTTTCTCCGCAGCAAATAATTGACTATATTCTTGACCAGGTACGTCTTTTTACCGGCACATTTCACTTTCGTGATGACATATCGCTTATTGTCATGAAAGTGAACAATAATCAAAACTCCACCAGCTAA
- a CDS encoding class II fructose-bisphosphate aldolase, translated as MSYSYRDLGLENTRSMFRNAMEGKYAVPAYNFNNLEQLQAIIMGCAQSRSPVILQVSKGARNYANSALLRHMAMGAVEMAHATADIPIALHLDHGDTFELCKDCIDNGFSSVMIDGSHLSFQENKELTKQVVDYAHRYDVTVEGELGVLAGIEDDVSSEVSHYTNPDEVEEFVKYTHVDSLAISIGTSHGAFKFQPGEPVPPLRFDILEEIERRIPGFPIVLHGASSVVPRYIDIINAHGGVIEGAMGVPEEQLRQAAASAVCKINIDSDGRLAFTAGVRQAMAEDPSNFDPRKYLGPARELLQELIIHKNQYVLGSANRV; from the coding sequence ATGTCTTATTCTTATCGTGATCTTGGACTTGAAAACACGCGCTCTATGTTTCGTAACGCCATGGAAGGAAAGTACGCAGTTCCGGCCTATAACTTTAACAACCTTGAGCAGCTACAAGCCATTATCATGGGTTGCGCCCAATCACGCTCACCTGTCATTTTGCAAGTATCCAAAGGAGCCCGTAACTACGCTAATAGTGCTCTGTTGCGGCATATGGCAATGGGTGCTGTAGAGATGGCGCATGCCACAGCCGATATACCCATTGCCCTTCACCTCGATCATGGCGACACTTTTGAGCTATGCAAGGATTGTATAGACAATGGATTTTCCAGCGTCATGATTGACGGCTCTCACTTAAGCTTTCAGGAGAACAAAGAACTGACCAAGCAGGTAGTTGATTACGCGCATCGTTACGATGTGACCGTAGAGGGAGAGCTTGGTGTGCTGGCAGGCATAGAAGATGATGTTTCTTCAGAGGTAAGTCATTATACCAATCCAGACGAAGTCGAAGAATTTGTGAAGTACACTCATGTGGACTCACTTGCCATATCTATAGGTACCAGCCATGGAGCGTTTAAGTTCCAGCCCGGTGAACCTGTACCACCATTACGCTTTGATATACTGGAAGAAATAGAGCGTAGAATACCTGGATTTCCTATCGTTCTCCACGGGGCTAGCTCAGTTGTTCCCAGATATATAGATATAATTAATGCACACGGTGGTGTCATCGAAGGTGCCATGGGAGTTCCTGAAGAACAATTGCGCCAGGCAGCAGCATCGGCAGTTTGTAAAATCAATATAGACTCTGATGGACGATTAGCCTTCACGGCTGGAGTACGTCAAGCCATGGCAGAGGATCCCTCAAACTTTGACCCACGCAAGTACCTTGGTCCAGCCAGAGAACTGCTTCAAGAGTTGATAATTCATAAAAATCAATATGTGCTGGGCTCAGCTAATAGAGTTTAG